The Calothrix sp. PCC 7507 DNA segment TCAGATTAGTTAGGGCTTACTAAAAAAGTCATAAAACAGCAGGAGAAGGATTGATTAGTAAATGCTCATAGACCATATATAAGGTCTAATTAAAAAAATAGACATAAAAAAGCACACAACAAGCGTGACAGTTGAGTAGTTGGTTGCCATATTCCTACAGTGAAGTATAGAACTTAACAGAAAGAGTGCGATCGCCCCTCAGCCTTTTCATTGCTAAACTAAAAAACAACCCTCACCTCCAAGCAAAGGTAGCCTTATGACCTCTGCAACCAACCTAGATACTGATCTCACACCGTTCCCAGACCACACGCAGCTACCAGACTCGGACGGAAAGTTTGTGAAAAACTGGCAAGAGCATCCGCAAAGTATCTTACTGACTGACTCTATTACACCCGTACTCAAGCAATTGCAACCTGATGGTCAATATTGTATTGGTCAAGACTTAGGCATTTACTGGCGGTTGACTGATCCTCCGGAGAAAGGAGCAGAAGCACCAGATTGGTTTTATGTCGGGAATGTACCACCCATGCTCGATGGGATAACACGCCGTTCTTATGTATTGTGGCGAGAATTTATCGCCCCATCCATTGCCTTAGAATTTGTCTCTGGGGATGGTAGCGAGGAACGAGATAAAACCCCTTGGAAAGGGAAATTTTGGGTTTATGAGCAGGTGATTCATCCGGCTTTTTATGGCATTTATGAAGTGAATAAAGCCAGTGTGGAAGTATATGAATTAGTTGGTGGACAATATCAGTTATTAATAGCAAATGAAC contains these protein-coding regions:
- a CDS encoding Uma2 family endonuclease produces the protein MTSATNLDTDLTPFPDHTQLPDSDGKFVKNWQEHPQSILLTDSITPVLKQLQPDGQYCIGQDLGIYWRLTDPPEKGAEAPDWFYVGNVPPMLDGITRRSYVLWREFIAPSIALEFVSGDGSEERDKTPWKGKFWVYEQVIHPAFYGIYEVNKASVEVYELVGGQYQLLIANERGHYPIAPLGVELGIWQGEYQSAELPWLRWWDSQGNLLLTGDERAEQERQRAEQERQRAEQEHQRAEQERQRADRLIAQLRSLGVEPEAD